One genomic window of Desulfovibrio psychrotolerans includes the following:
- a CDS encoding protein jag, with product MDAYKEFQGKTLDSAIEAACSYFNSAREKLEIEIVNDAKTGIFGLVGAKKAKIRARRMQLNFEAGVLNGGEGTGTADGRDRKKPSSGRNEKPRDEQRRERGEQRPREERSEKSRVQNGQEGAQQAAPESRSRQGVKDADRAQGKGRPERRAEKPAEKHLGAEAGTETSGSEKGRGRQKPEAQSEARTEHSEARSESRNDKSRRQDRGRGSRPSRQQDETAAPRAEAPVNGEQAAQEGSATEEERSGSRRSRGGRRRPRGGRGRGGRKEEGTADGVTSAEGDAAPDDFAAFGSEGDLMNGAGFGAGFDADFEDDSMDDILREPMAEANLDELDKELLLSVVTEAVKRMVVPVIGETPVEAVIEENRVKVTVSSGDNSGLLIGREGQTLASFQYLVNRIVAKRMGVAVRVQLDTGDYRERQDDKLREIALHLADKAKTLGKPQSTRPLSSYHRRIVHLALQEDDEIQTRSKGDGPMKRVIIGRKRKSAQ from the coding sequence ATGGATGCATACAAGGAGTTCCAGGGAAAAACCCTGGACAGCGCTATCGAAGCGGCTTGCAGCTACTTCAACAGCGCACGAGAGAAGCTTGAAATAGAAATAGTCAATGACGCCAAGACCGGCATATTCGGTCTGGTGGGAGCCAAAAAGGCAAAGATCCGCGCCCGGCGCATGCAGCTGAATTTTGAAGCTGGTGTGCTGAACGGCGGTGAAGGAACGGGCACGGCAGATGGTCGTGACCGGAAAAAACCCAGCTCCGGGCGCAATGAAAAGCCCCGTGACGAACAGCGCAGAGAGCGCGGCGAACAGAGGCCGCGCGAGGAACGTTCCGAGAAAAGCCGTGTTCAGAACGGACAGGAAGGTGCCCAGCAGGCAGCTCCCGAAAGCCGTTCCAGACAGGGCGTAAAGGATGCGGACCGTGCGCAGGGAAAAGGCCGTCCCGAAAGACGTGCCGAAAAGCCTGCCGAAAAGCACCTTGGAGCGGAAGCCGGTACGGAAACGTCCGGTTCCGAAAAGGGACGTGGCAGACAGAAGCCTGAAGCCCAGTCCGAAGCCCGCACAGAACATTCCGAGGCGCGTTCGGAATCCCGGAACGACAAGTCCCGGCGTCAGGACCGGGGCAGAGGAAGCAGGCCTTCTCGTCAGCAGGATGAGACGGCTGCCCCGCGTGCCGAAGCGCCTGTAAATGGCGAGCAGGCAGCGCAGGAAGGATCGGCGACGGAGGAAGAACGCTCCGGCAGCCGTCGCAGCCGTGGCGGTCGCCGCCGCCCGCGTGGCGGTCGTGGACGTGGCGGTCGCAAGGAAGAGGGCACAGCCGATGGCGTGACCTCGGCAGAAGGCGATGCCGCTCCCGATGACTTTGCCGCATTCGGCAGCGAAGGCGACCTGATGAATGGCGCCGGATTTGGTGCCGGATTCGATGCCGATTTCGAAGATGACTCCATGGACGACATCCTCCGGGAGCCCATGGCAGAGGCAAATCTTGACGAACTGGACAAGGAGCTTCTGCTCTCCGTCGTCACGGAAGCCGTAAAGCGGATGGTGGTTCCCGTTATCGGGGAAACTCCGGTGGAGGCAGTCATTGAAGAAAACCGGGTGAAGGTCACCGTTTCCAGCGGCGACAATTCCGGCCTGCTCATCGGACGTGAAGGGCAGACCCTCGCTTCCTTCCAGTATCTGGTGAACCGCATTGTGGCCAAGCGCATGGGCGTTGCCGTGCGGGTACAGCTGGATACGGGCGACTACCGCGAGCGGCAGGACGATAAACTCCGCGAAATAGCCCTGCATCTGGCCGACAAGGCCAAAACGCTGGGCAAGCCTCAGTCCACACGGCCGCTCAGCTCCTACCACAGGCGCATCGTGCATCTGGCCTTGCAGGAAGATGATGAGATTCAGACCCGCAGCAAGGGCGATGGCCCCATGAAGCGGGTAATCATAGGCCGCAAGCGCAAAAGCGCTCAGTAG
- the yidC gene encoding membrane protein insertase YidC: MDNKRIMIAVVLCLLVTVGWNYLADYMGWISKQPVAQQQAAPAAPQEAGQPSFDSGMDAPAIVEFKPTEGREVTVSTPLYTATFHSQGGVLKSFTLNDYKETIAEYSPLVDMVGEAAANLGALGVMLDGKRSWVEGQWSFEGDNLALQGEKSGLLVFTGEVEGIRVVRELHFFADSYVVKEKIRLLNAGETPRSVRLDFTLGASSLSGPEDKYNPTKVAWFSDSEGLDSEADAKDLEAGLAKRLPLLWAGVESNYFLAAIAPESTDVAMKAKFQYGVYRVAVEHNALGLAPGAEVEAGTSYYLGPKLSMHLEKAPNLLGSAVDYGFFSILARPMVEMINFFHKYVNNYGVAIIILTILIKLAFWPLSHKSYKSMEQMKKLQPMMQKIREKYADDREKQNQEVMNLYKTYKVNPAGGCLPVLVQIPVFFGLYQALMNSIELRHASFIHNLPFTDYVWLADLSVADPFYITPVVMGLTMLLQQLMTPSSGDPLQRKMMLMLPVVFTFMFLSFPSGLVVYWLVNNVLSIFQQWLMLRKA; the protein is encoded by the coding sequence ATGGATAACAAGCGCATAATGATCGCTGTGGTGCTTTGTCTGCTCGTAACTGTAGGCTGGAATTATCTGGCGGATTACATGGGGTGGATATCCAAGCAGCCCGTTGCCCAGCAACAGGCTGCGCCCGCCGCACCGCAGGAAGCCGGTCAGCCTTCCTTTGATTCGGGCATGGATGCCCCCGCCATTGTTGAGTTCAAGCCCACTGAAGGGCGCGAAGTTACCGTTTCCACCCCTCTCTATACCGCCACCTTCCATTCGCAGGGCGGCGTGCTCAAGTCCTTTACCCTGAACGACTACAAGGAAACCATCGCGGAATATTCGCCGCTGGTGGATATGGTGGGCGAAGCAGCCGCCAACCTTGGCGCGCTGGGCGTTATGCTGGACGGCAAACGTTCGTGGGTGGAAGGGCAGTGGAGCTTTGAAGGCGATAACCTTGCGCTGCAAGGCGAAAAGAGCGGGCTGCTTGTCTTCACCGGCGAGGTGGAAGGCATCCGCGTTGTGCGTGAACTGCATTTCTTTGCCGATTCCTACGTCGTCAAAGAAAAGATCCGTCTGCTGAACGCCGGGGAAACCCCGCGCAGCGTGCGTCTGGACTTCACGCTTGGGGCGTCTTCCCTGAGCGGTCCGGAAGATAAGTACAACCCCACCAAGGTGGCTTGGTTCTCCGACTCGGAAGGGCTGGACAGCGAAGCCGATGCCAAGGATCTGGAAGCAGGGCTTGCCAAGCGGCTCCCCCTGCTCTGGGCCGGGGTTGAGAGCAACTACTTCCTTGCCGCCATCGCGCCGGAAAGCACTGATGTGGCAATGAAGGCCAAGTTCCAGTACGGTGTGTACCGCGTGGCTGTGGAACACAATGCGCTGGGCCTTGCTCCCGGAGCAGAAGTGGAGGCGGGAACGAGCTATTATCTGGGCCCCAAGCTTTCCATGCATCTGGAAAAGGCGCCCAACCTGCTCGGAAGCGCCGTGGATTACGGGTTCTTCTCCATTCTTGCCCGGCCCATGGTGGAGATGATCAACTTCTTCCACAAGTATGTGAACAACTACGGCGTTGCCATCATCATTCTCACCATTCTTATCAAGCTTGCTTTCTGGCCCCTTTCCCACAAGAGCTACAAGTCCATGGAGCAGATGAAGAAGCTTCAGCCCATGATGCAGAAAATCCGCGAAAAATATGCGGATGACCGGGAAAAGCAGAATCAGGAGGTCATGAACCTCTACAAGACCTACAAGGTCAACCCCGCCGGGGGCTGCCTGCCCGTATTGGTGCAGATTCCCGTGTTCTTCGGTCTTTATCAGGCTCTGATGAATTCCATAGAACTGCGTCACGCTTCGTTCATCCACAATCTGCCCTTTACGGACTACGTCTGGCTTGCCGACCTTTCCGTGGCCGACCCGTTCTACATTACCCCCGTTGTCATGGGGCTGACCATGCTGCTGCAACAGCTTATGACCCCCAGTTCCGGCGACCCGCTGCAAAGGAAGATGATGTTGATGCTGCCTGTGGTATTCACCTTCATGTTCCTGAGCTTCCCCTCCGGTCTGGTGGTGTACTGGCTGGTAAACAACGTACTCTCCATCTTCCAGCAGTGGCTCATGCTCCGCAAGGCATAG
- the yidD gene encoding membrane protein insertion efficiency factor YidD produces the protein MKTLAQRLLVLPIRFYQRCISPLFPPACRFVPTCSEYAAQAVLRHGVFKGTALAVWRILRCHPFSRGGYDPVPPLRRQSPLHRSF, from the coding sequence ATGAAAACACTCGCACAAAGGTTGCTGGTGCTGCCAATCCGCTTCTACCAGCGGTGCATATCACCATTGTTTCCACCTGCCTGCCGATTTGTGCCCACGTGTTCAGAATACGCAGCGCAAGCCGTGTTGCGTCATGGCGTTTTCAAGGGAACCGCATTGGCGGTGTGGCGCATTTTGCGGTGTCATCCCTTCAGCCGCGGCGGCTATGATCCCGTCCCTCCCCTTCGGCGTCAATCCCCCTTGCACAGGAGTTTTTGA
- the rnpA gene encoding ribonuclease P protein component produces the protein MICLTHPRAHRLIRRPDFVSCYNTGRRYFSKNFILFVLFRPSGEPGWRMGMAVTRKTGPAVTRNRIKRVIREFFRLNQHEICGSLDIAVVPKRSMDPDRVNLKSVSQELLPLLRTICENSTPKSGSEAS, from the coding sequence ATTATCTGCCTAACGCATCCGAGAGCGCATCGTTTGATCCGGCGGCCTGATTTTGTCAGCTGTTACAATACAGGCCGCCGTTACTTTTCAAAAAATTTCATCCTGTTTGTTCTGTTCCGTCCCTCCGGAGAGCCCGGCTGGCGGATGGGGATGGCGGTAACCAGAAAAACGGGGCCGGCAGTCACGCGCAATCGCATAAAACGTGTGATCCGCGAGTTCTTCCGGCTCAACCAGCATGAAATATGTGGTAGTCTGGATATCGCCGTGGTGCCCAAGCGCAGCATGGACCCGGACAGGGTGAACCTGAAGAGCGTTTCGCAGGAACTGCTGCCTCTTCTCCGCACAATCTGCGAAAACAGTACCCCGAAGTCGGGAAGCGAAGCGTCATGA
- the rpmH gene encoding 50S ribosomal protein L34: MKRTYQPSKIRRARACGFRARLKTVGGRAVLRRRRAKGRKRLSA; encoded by the coding sequence ATGAAGAGAACGTATCAGCCGAGCAAAATCAGACGTGCACGCGCATGCGGTTTTCGCGCTCGCCTTAAGACCGTGGGTGGTCGCGCTGTTCTGCGTCGTCGTCGTGCGAAGGGGCGTAAGAGATTATCTGCCTAA
- a CDS encoding FlgO family outer membrane protein: protein MKILSCLFAAAALLIAGHALAGQGAVPRQPAQYEAAPAPQNGGSVLVASSHYAADVLHNMLSARLSKESPVLVASMVQLDDLEKTSGLGRVVMQQVGSRLSQYGYRIVDSRLRSSMVMRPHEGEFMLSRDVARLMQTEYAAQAVLVGSYTESLSAVYFSLRLIRLDDGAVVAAYEYYLPNRGEVRSLLQQGRKASGDGSMWSSFAGRPEAYASNGVSLPPVKNLNVQRPDRVPLVGHVPPRGTAGTPFPATGAASPSAQTYTEDPPVMPMTSVPDEGIK from the coding sequence ATGAAAATTCTCTCTTGCCTGTTCGCCGCTGCGGCTCTGCTGATAGCGGGCCACGCCCTTGCCGGTCAGGGGGCCGTTCCCCGCCAGCCGGCGCAGTACGAGGCTGCCCCCGCGCCCCAGAACGGCGGTTCGGTGCTTGTGGCCTCCAGCCATTATGCTGCCGATGTGCTGCACAACATGCTTTCCGCCCGCCTCAGCAAAGAAAGCCCGGTGCTGGTGGCCAGTATGGTGCAGCTGGACGATCTGGAAAAGACCTCGGGCCTCGGCAGGGTGGTCATGCAGCAGGTGGGGTCGCGGCTCAGCCAATACGGATACCGCATTGTGGACTCGCGCCTGCGCAGCAGCATGGTCATGCGCCCGCATGAAGGGGAGTTTATGCTCTCGCGCGATGTGGCCCGGCTGATGCAGACAGAGTATGCCGCGCAGGCAGTGCTGGTGGGCAGCTATACGGAAAGCCTGTCCGCAGTGTATTTTTCGCTGCGCCTCATCCGGTTGGATGATGGCGCGGTGGTGGCAGCCTACGAATACTATCTTCCCAACAGGGGCGAGGTGCGCAGTCTGTTGCAGCAGGGCCGCAAGGCATCCGGTGACGGAAGCATGTGGTCATCCTTTGCCGGCAGGCCCGAAGCATACGCCAGCAATGGTGTTTCGCTGCCTCCCGTTAAGAACCTGAACGTGCAGCGGCCGGACAGAGTCCCGCTTGTGGGGCATGTGCCGCCACGTGGAACGGCGGGAACTCCGTTCCCGGCGACAGGAGCTGCATCTCCTAGTGCTCAGACCTATACGGAAGACCCTCCCGTCATGCCCATGACCAGTGTGCCGGACGAGGGGATAAAGTAG
- a CDS encoding Hpt domain-containing protein: MQTPSENCKALDREAAMELLGIDRQSLETLIVLFSKELGEWTDFFTTVVGGDTNTIKSKAHRLKSDAANVGAMRVSRAAAALEAACVRDADAVEPCRAALVSALWELHEELV, from the coding sequence ATGCAAACCCCGTCTGAAAACTGCAAGGCGCTGGACCGTGAAGCCGCCATGGAACTGCTGGGCATAGACCGTCAGTCGCTGGAAACTCTCATCGTTCTGTTCAGTAAGGAACTTGGGGAGTGGACGGATTTTTTCACCACCGTCGTAGGGGGCGATACGAATACCATCAAGTCCAAAGCGCACAGGCTGAAAAGCGATGCAGCCAACGTGGGAGCCATGCGTGTGAGCAGGGCGGCTGCCGCGTTGGAGGCGGCCTGCGTGCGCGATGCGGATGCCGTGGAACCCTGCCGTGCTGCGCTGGTGAGCGCGCTGTGGGAACTGCATGAAGAGCTTGTGTAG
- the groL gene encoding chaperonin GroEL (60 kDa chaperone family; promotes refolding of misfolded polypeptides especially under stressful conditions; forms two stacked rings of heptamers to form a barrel-shaped 14mer; ends can be capped by GroES; misfolded proteins enter the barrel where they are refolded when GroES binds): MAKEILFDAKARERLSRGVDKLANAVKVTLGPKGRNVVIEKSFGSPVITKDGVSVAKEIELEDKFENMGAQMVKEVASKTSDIAGDGTTTATILAQSIYKEGVKLVAAGRNPMAIKRGVDKAVEALVAELNTLAKPTRDQKEIAQVGTISANSDSTIGNIIAEAMNKVGKEGVITVEEAKGLETTLDIVEGMQFDRGYLSPYFVTNADKMIVEMDSPLILICEKKISNMKDMLPVLEQVAKMNKPLVIIAEDVDGEALAALVVNKLRGTLQAVAVKAPGFGERRKAMLQDIATLTGGQVVSEEMGVKLESISVADLGSAKRVVVDKENTTIVDGAGKSDDIKARVKMIRAQIEETTSDYDREKLQERLAKLVGGVAVINVGAATETEMKEKKDRVEDALNATRAAVEEGIVPGGGTALVRVATVLEDVKVADDDEAAGVSIVRRAIEEPLRQIAANAGFEGSIVVEKVREGKDGFGFNAASGEYEDLIKAGVIDPKKVTRIALQNAASVASLLLTTECAIAEKPSEKSAAPAMPGGMGGMGGMGGMY, encoded by the coding sequence ATGGCCAAAGAAATTCTTTTTGACGCCAAGGCACGCGAACGTCTTTCCCGCGGTGTGGATAAGCTTGCAAACGCCGTTAAGGTTACCCTCGGACCCAAGGGCCGCAATGTGGTCATTGAAAAGTCCTTCGGTTCCCCCGTCATCACCAAGGACGGCGTTTCCGTAGCCAAGGAAATCGAACTGGAAGACAAGTTCGAGAACATGGGCGCGCAGATGGTGAAGGAAGTTGCCTCCAAGACTTCCGACATCGCAGGCGACGGCACCACCACCGCCACCATTCTTGCCCAGTCCATCTACAAGGAAGGCGTAAAGCTGGTTGCCGCAGGCCGTAACCCCATGGCCATCAAGCGCGGCGTTGACAAGGCAGTGGAAGCCCTGGTGGCAGAACTGAACACCCTTGCCAAGCCCACCCGCGACCAGAAGGAAATTGCCCAGGTCGGCACCATTTCCGCCAACTCCGACTCCACCATCGGCAACATCATTGCCGAAGCCATGAACAAGGTGGGCAAAGAAGGCGTCATCACTGTAGAGGAAGCCAAGGGTCTGGAAACCACTCTGGACATCGTGGAAGGCATGCAGTTCGACCGCGGCTACCTCTCCCCCTATTTCGTGACCAACGCCGACAAGATGATCGTGGAGATGGATTCTCCCCTCATCCTCATCTGCGAAAAGAAGATCTCCAATATGAAGGACATGCTCCCCGTGCTGGAGCAGGTCGCCAAGATGAACAAGCCCCTTGTCATCATCGCCGAAGACGTAGACGGCGAAGCCCTTGCAGCTCTCGTGGTCAACAAGCTGCGCGGCACCCTGCAGGCTGTTGCCGTTAAGGCTCCCGGCTTTGGCGAACGCCGCAAGGCCATGCTGCAGGATATAGCCACTCTCACCGGTGGTCAGGTTGTTTCCGAAGAAATGGGCGTAAAGCTGGAAAGCATCTCCGTTGCCGACCTCGGTTCCGCCAAGCGCGTGGTGGTCGACAAGGAAAACACCACCATCGTTGACGGCGCAGGCAAGAGCGACGACATCAAGGCCCGCGTGAAGATGATCCGTGCGCAGATCGAAGAAACCACCTCCGATTACGACCGCGAAAAGCTTCAGGAACGTCTCGCCAAGCTGGTGGGCGGCGTTGCCGTCATCAATGTCGGCGCAGCCACCGAGACCGAAATGAAGGAAAAGAAAGACCGCGTGGAAGACGCCCTGAACGCTACCCGCGCTGCCGTGGAAGAAGGCATCGTGCCTGGCGGCGGTACCGCGCTTGTGCGTGTTGCCACCGTGCTGGAAGATGTGAAGGTTGCCGATGACGACGAGGCTGCCGGTGTCTCCATCGTCCGCCGCGCCATCGAAGAGCCGCTGCGCCAGATCGCCGCAAACGCAGGCTTCGAAGGCTCCATCGTGGTCGAGAAGGTTCGCGAAGGCAAGGACGGCTTCGGCTTCAACGCTGCCAGCGGTGAATACGAAGACCTGATCAAGGCCGGTGTCATCGATCCCAAGAAGGTTACCCGTATTGCCCTGCAGAATGCCGCTTCCGTGGCTTCCCTGCTGCTCACCACCGAGTGCGCCATTGCAGAAAAGCCTTCCGAAAAGAGCGCTGCTCCCGCAATGCCCGGCGGCATGGGCGGCATGGGCGGCATGGGCGGCATGTACTAA
- the groES gene encoding co-chaperone GroES: protein MNLKPLSDRVLVKRLEAEEKTAGGLYIPDTAKEKPSRGEVVAVGPGKVENGNAIAMTVAVGNRVLFNKYAGSEIKIDGVDYLVMREDDILAIIA, encoded by the coding sequence ATGAATCTGAAGCCCCTGAGCGATCGAGTTCTGGTGAAGCGTCTGGAAGCCGAAGAAAAGACCGCTGGCGGTCTGTACATCCCCGACACCGCCAAGGAAAAGCCTTCCCGCGGTGAAGTCGTGGCCGTTGGCCCCGGCAAGGTGGAAAACGGCAACGCCATCGCCATGACCGTTGCTGTCGGCAACCGCGTGCTCTTCAACAAGTACGCAGGCTCCGAGATCAAGATCGACGGTGTGGACTATCTGGTGATGCGCGAAGACGACATCCTTGCAATCATCGCTTAA
- a CDS encoding ATP-binding protein, protein MAENSRSPFFVPLHDSVATLLLRKVFVVYVIVTCILTSLQLFNAYLNSRDKVIRSIYSMEIIVRDGLAAAIYNVDEEQVHTIVRGMLESPVVVGVRVETEFQGIFEVRNTETSLPLTTPAFGRDGELLHVEGGGGREGLFWFTTPVIYTEYGGEPYTIGALTVFSSHGVVLSEVWQEFVIIFVNAVLKTAALWIIFLWFARRLLSKPLEELTQATTHVSLDTLEHVRVRVNTHGRNELTVLCDAFNAMLSNLLVMRKESERLARSLTEASRQIEEYSWTLEDKVDERTRQLDEKNDELKHVIENLQKAKEQAEAATRSKSQFLATMSHEIRTPMNVILGMAELLEEGELGREQRDNLKVLRFAGAGLLDIINDILDISKVEAGQLSMENIDFDLHEVVDKVVRAMAVRAHEKGLEIAWRIAPHVPGKLVGDPTRLRQVLMNLVGNAIKFTDEGEVLLEVEPNPDTFDSGNLLFSVRDTGMGVPRHLHDRIFDTFSQADSSITRKFGGTGLGLSICRQLVTLMGGRIRVESDGVKGAVFSFTAMFGVRHAPLARKEHSLTVAGRRLLVVEPHDFSRTFMREHLEAMGASVETLSDPVLAPELVRRLFSRGWAVDAAVTVLPFEGAREYLAALAEEGVPRCIILRTIVNSAKDPVIPADMLVSRIIKPVAPESLESALCDVFDASSEQINEPEQGETITRPLRILLVDDSPNNRMVVELFLRRTPHELVMAENGQQGVQLFGREHFDVVLMDIEMPVMDGLTATRRIREMEAERGLPPVPVVALTAHALDEERAKAFDAGCTGFLTKPLNKSVLLKEISVI, encoded by the coding sequence GTGGCAGAGAACAGTCGTAGTCCCTTCTTCGTTCCGCTTCACGATTCCGTGGCCACCCTGCTGCTGCGCAAGGTTTTTGTTGTCTATGTCATCGTTACCTGCATCCTCACAAGTCTGCAGCTGTTCAACGCCTACCTGAACTCCCGCGACAAGGTCATCCGTTCTATCTATTCCATGGAAATCATTGTGCGCGACGGCCTCGCCGCCGCCATTTATAACGTGGACGAGGAGCAGGTGCACACCATCGTGCGCGGCATGCTGGAAAGCCCCGTTGTGGTCGGGGTGCGTGTTGAGACAGAGTTCCAGGGTATTTTTGAGGTGCGCAATACCGAAACATCCCTTCCGCTCACCACTCCCGCCTTCGGGCGTGACGGTGAACTGCTGCATGTGGAAGGCGGCGGCGGCCGTGAGGGCCTTTTCTGGTTCACCACACCGGTCATTTATACGGAATACGGGGGCGAACCCTACACCATAGGCGCGTTGACGGTTTTTTCCAGTCACGGGGTGGTCCTTTCCGAGGTGTGGCAGGAGTTTGTCATCATCTTCGTGAACGCGGTGCTCAAGACCGCTGCGCTGTGGATTATCTTCCTCTGGTTTGCCCGCAGATTGCTTTCAAAGCCGCTGGAAGAACTCACGCAGGCCACCACGCACGTCAGTCTGGATACGCTGGAACACGTGCGCGTGCGGGTAAACACGCACGGCCGCAACGAACTTACCGTGTTGTGCGATGCGTTTAACGCCATGCTGTCCAACCTGCTGGTCATGCGTAAAGAGTCGGAACGGCTTGCGCGCAGCCTCACCGAGGCGAGCAGGCAGATTGAGGAATATAGCTGGACACTGGAAGACAAGGTGGACGAGCGCACCCGCCAGCTTGATGAAAAAAACGATGAATTAAAGCATGTTATCGAAAATCTCCAGAAGGCCAAAGAGCAGGCGGAGGCCGCCACCCGCTCCAAGAGCCAGTTCCTCGCTACCATGAGCCACGAGATCCGCACGCCCATGAACGTGATTCTGGGCATGGCGGAACTGCTGGAAGAGGGAGAACTGGGCCGGGAGCAGAGGGATAACCTCAAGGTGCTGCGGTTTGCCGGTGCAGGGCTTTTGGACATCATCAACGATATTCTGGACATCTCCAAGGTTGAAGCCGGCCAGTTGTCCATGGAGAATATCGACTTCGACCTCCACGAAGTGGTGGACAAGGTCGTCCGCGCCATGGCTGTGCGCGCTCACGAAAAGGGGCTGGAAATTGCGTGGCGTATTGCTCCGCATGTTCCCGGTAAGCTGGTGGGCGACCCCACGCGACTGCGTCAGGTGCTCATGAATCTTGTGGGCAACGCCATCAAATTCACCGATGAGGGCGAGGTCCTTCTGGAAGTGGAGCCAAACCCGGATACCTTTGATTCCGGCAACCTGCTGTTCAGCGTGCGCGATACAGGCATGGGCGTGCCCAGACACCTGCATGACCGCATTTTCGATACCTTTTCGCAGGCAGACTCCTCCATAACCCGCAAGTTCGGCGGAACAGGTCTGGGGCTGTCCATCTGCCGTCAGCTGGTCACGCTCATGGGCGGACGCATCCGGGTAGAGAGTGATGGAGTAAAAGGCGCGGTGTTTTCGTTTACCGCCATGTTCGGGGTACGGCACGCCCCCCTTGCCCGCAAGGAACACTCTCTTACCGTGGCGGGCAGGCGTCTGCTGGTTGTGGAACCTCACGATTTCAGCCGCACGTTCATGCGGGAGCATCTGGAGGCAATGGGTGCCTCTGTGGAAACCCTCAGCGATCCCGTCCTTGCCCCGGAACTGGTGCGCAGGCTCTTTTCCCGCGGGTGGGCGGTAGATGCCGCCGTGACCGTGCTGCCCTTCGAAGGAGCAAGGGAGTATCTCGCCGCCCTTGCGGAAGAAGGAGTGCCGCGCTGTATTATTCTGCGCACAATAGTGAATAGTGCCAAAGATCCTGTCATTCCCGCCGATATGCTGGTTTCAAGAATCATCAAGCCCGTTGCGCCGGAATCGCTGGAATCCGCTCTGTGCGATGTGTTTGACGCCTCATCGGAACAGATAAACGAGCCTGAGCAGGGGGAAACCATAACCCGTCCTCTGCGCATCCTGTTGGTGGACGATTCTCCCAACAACAGAATGGTGGTGGAACTGTTTCTCAGGCGCACACCGCATGAGCTCGTCATGGCGGAAAACGGTCAGCAGGGTGTGCAGTTGTTCGGGCGTGAGCATTTTGACGTGGTGCTTATGGACATAGAAATGCCGGTCATGGACGGGCTCACCGCCACACGGCGCATCCGTGAAATGGAGGCGGAGCGGGGCCTGCCCCCGGTGCCCGTGGTGGCACTTACCGCCCATGCCCTGGATGAAGAGCGCGCCAAGGCGTTTGATGCCGGGTGTACAGGATTTTTAACCAAACCGCTGAACAAGTCCGTTTTGCTCAAAGAAATTTCAGTCATTTAA
- a CDS encoding substrate-binding periplasmic protein, whose protein sequence is MMHQARDRGQRMRRTGLAFFLILAFARALCAADLGAVVVVGPEWERFTNRDGTGLYHEILDNIFTRQGVHIARTYAPPQRSNDLVQAGRADMMTCRDRAAEPLFVARYPMYEADFHVFFNRRQQPEWEGPQTLAGKTVVFRMGYYSERNFPESVTMREVRTPDAALSMVLLGRADYYVDDLNFIQESLADARIPFNRDDYAIQVAGRRQYFPVLLDSPRGRAIEQWYARGMERLHNTGELREIYEKWGFAYPCFNFPQ, encoded by the coding sequence ATGATGCATCAGGCGCGTGACAGGGGGCAACGGATGAGGCGGACGGGACTGGCTTTTTTTCTGATTCTTGCGTTTGCCCGTGCGTTGTGTGCTGCTGATCTGGGAGCCGTGGTTGTGGTCGGTCCGGAATGGGAACGCTTCACAAACCGCGATGGTACAGGGCTGTATCATGAAATACTGGATAACATATTCACGCGGCAAGGGGTGCATATCGCGCGCACATACGCTCCCCCGCAACGCTCCAATGATCTGGTTCAGGCGGGCAGGGCAGATATGATGACCTGTCGCGACAGGGCGGCCGAACCGCTCTTTGTTGCCAGATATCCCATGTATGAGGCGGATTTTCACGTTTTTTTCAACCGCAGGCAGCAGCCGGAGTGGGAGGGGCCGCAAACATTGGCGGGAAAAACCGTGGTATTCCGTATGGGGTACTATTCAGAGAGGAATTTTCCGGAGTCCGTGACCATGCGTGAAGTAAGAACGCCGGACGCCGCGCTGTCCATGGTTCTTCTGGGGCGGGCGGATTACTATGTGGACGATCTGAACTTCATACAGGAATCGCTTGCGGACGCGCGCATCCCGTTTAACAGGGATGATTATGCCATTCAGGTGGCAGGCAGGCGTCAGTATTTTCCCGTGCTGCTGGATTCACCACGGGGCAGAGCCATTGAGCAGTGGTACGCCCGGGGTATGGAACGCCTGCATAATACAGGGGAACTGCGTGAAATTTATGAGAAATGGGGATTCGCCTATCCCTGTTTCAATTTCCCGCAATAA